A portion of the Kazachstania africana CBS 2517 chromosome 2, complete genome genome contains these proteins:
- the HAL1 gene encoding Hal1p (similar to Saccharomyces cerevisiae HAL1 (YPR005C); ancestral locus Anc_8.102), with amino-acid sequence MLTGLSSNSPINGYSLGDAIYLGHDYSIYRGIDRNGNTVIMRAAREADKRYMVGTSPCNMFIRKGIHYFIYPSQSFEEEGMDYFSYNFDCSEESKDAEKIARSSHLCMSPLDKQNALESPSRDDHTRKSKENSICSGPSSKSKKTSKIASTGRYKFAADIRNNKITRTILKVANPSDKKHNITQYEQACERKETSEISYRENERVNDEYSDLCSVDNYTSDSDDNSCDEEDSELDTGDIMHGRLGYYNRGTPKIVLDQECNLKGQCESKLKAKTQFKGQAEKITPILNKCNHNSVQHVLIESPMTKIIHVEHKQLRKTPIPKTVKKEQFTEHYDFSALSFNGKEQTINRDALGKSKFELNMVQSSMLKRRGLSKVEYCT; translated from the coding sequence ATGTTAACTGGTTTATCATCTAATTCACCCATAAATGGTTATAGCCTGGGGGATGCCATATATCTCGGCCACGATTATAGTATATATCGTGGTATAGATAGAAATGGAAACACTGTAATCATGAGAGCGGCTAGAGAGGCTGACAAGCGTTATATGGTAGGTACGTCTCCCTGTAACATGTTTATACGAAAGGGTATACATTATTTCATATATCCCTCACaaagttttgaagaagaagggaTGGATTATTTTAgttataattttgattgttctgaagaatcaaaagatgctgaaaaaattgcaagGTCCTCACATCTATGTATGAGCCCTCTGGATAAACAGAACGCACTTGAATCTCCATCAAGGGATGATCATACACGGAAATCGAAAGAAAATTCTATCTGCTCCGGTCCTTCATCCAAATCTAAAAAGACAAGCAAAATAGCTTCAACAGGCAGGTACAAGTTTGCAGCTGATATACgcaataataaaattaccAGGACGATATTAAAGGTAGCAAACCCTTCAGATAAAAAGCATAACATAACGCAATATGAGCAGGCTTGcgaaagaaaagaaacttCTGAGATAAGTTACAGAGAAAATGAGCGAGTTAATGATGAATATAGTGATCTTTGTAGCGTTGATAATTATACTAGCGATTCTGATGATAATAGCTGCGACGAAGAAGACAGTGAACTAGATACTGGGGACATAATGCATGGAAGACTGGGGTACTATAACCGTGGCACCCCAAAAATAGTATTGGACCAAGAATGCAATTTAAAAGGCCAGTGTGAGTCGAAGCTAAAAGCGAAAACACAATTTAAGGGACAAGCTGAAAAAATTACACCGATTCTTAACAAATGCAATCATAATTCTGTTCAACATGTTCTCATAGAAAGCCCGATGACAAAGATAATACATGTCGAGCACAAGCAGCTAAGAAAGACTCCGATCCCAAAAACTGTAAAAAAAGAGCAGTTCACTGAGCACTATGATTTTAGTGCACTTTCGTTTAACGGAAAGGAAC